One genomic window of Salvia miltiorrhiza cultivar Shanhuang (shh) chromosome 4, IMPLAD_Smil_shh, whole genome shotgun sequence includes the following:
- the LOC131023912 gene encoding zinc finger protein GAI-ASSOCIATED FACTOR 1-like — MNDSTASGDDSSGNQAATPKAIPKKKRNLPGMPDPDAEVIALSPKTLMATNRFVCEICKKGFQRDQNLQLHRRGHNLPWKLRQRSSKDVKKRVYVCPEPSCVHHEPSRALGDLTGIKKHFCRKHGEKKWKCDKCSKKYAVQSDWKAHSKICGTKEYKCDCGTLFNRKDSFITHRAFCDALAEETSKPQPATAPPSADDGPRIAAVVSPPSPPTSASSPLPLAPLPSEAPTPEDSSATDVVSLVLPDNNPVTEMLESTKPDSTSAQMLEEAPVMTNLTASCSSSSGSSSNGSSSSNVFASLFASSTSSGSFQSQTAGFSNLFRSIACPDPTPAIAPSASSEPIALCLAVNQGSSIFGTAGQERRQYPPAPQPVLSATALLQKAAQMGAAASNASLLRGLGIVSSSSSPSVSREWSQQHIESDGSSLAAGLGLGLACDSGSGLKELMLGTPSIFGPKHTTLDLLGLGMAASGGSTGGLSVLMNGGLDVAAATPFDGREFGGQDIR; from the exons ATGAATGACTCCACAGCGTCCGGTGATGATTCTTCAGGTAATCAAGCTGCCACGCCAAAAGCGATACCGAAAAAGAAGCGGAATCTGCCCGGCATGCCCG ATCCTGATGCTGAGGTGATCGCTTTATCGCCGAAGACGTTAATGGCAACAAACAGATTTGTTTGTGAAATATGCAAAAAGGGATTTCAGCGGGACCAGAATCTGCAGCTGCATCGAAGGGGTCACAATCTGCCGTGGAAGCTGAGGCAGAGATCGAGCAAGGATGTGAAGAAACGCGTCTACGTTTGCCCCGAGCCGAGCTGCGTCCACCATGAGCCGTCGCGGGCGCTGGGGGATCTCACCGGAATCAAGAAGCATTTCTGCAGGAAGCACGGCGAGAAGAAGTGGAAATGCGACAAATGCTCCAAGAAATACGCGGTGCAGTCGGATTGGAAGGCTCATTCCAAGATTTGTGGAACCAAGGAGTACAAATGCGATTGTGGAACTTTGTTCAACAG GAAAGATAGTTTTATCACGCACAGGGCATTTTGTGATGCCTTAGCAGAGGAAACTTCGAAGCCGCAGCCGGCAACAGCACCTCCTAGTGCTGATGATGGTCCAAGAATTGCAGCTGTTGTTTCACCGCCATCTCCACCTACCTCCGCCTCATCACCGCTACCACTGGCGCCATTACCATCGGAAGCTCCAACACCTGAGGATTCTTCTGCAACTGATGTGGTATCTTTGGTCTTACCAGATAACAATCCTG TTACGGAAATGCTGGAAAGCACGAAACCTGATTCGACCAGTGCCCAAATGTTGGAGGAGGCTCCTGTGATGACAAACTTGACAGCtagctgcagcagcagcagtggcTCCAGCAGTAATGGAAGCTCTAGCAGCAATGTCTTTGCCAGTCTGTTTGCATCATCCACATCTTCTGGAAGCTTTCAATCTCAAACAGCTGGCTTCTCCAATCTATTCCGGAGTATTGCTTGTCCCGACCCTACGCCTGCTATTGCCCCGTCTGCATCTTCCGAACCAATAGCTCTCTGCCTCGCAGTGAATCAAGGGTCGTCAATTTTTGGAACGGCAGGCCAAGAGCGTAGGCAGTATCCACCAGCACCACAGCCAGTTCTCTCAGCAACGGCGTTGCTACAGAAGGCTGCTCAGATGGGTGCTGCAGCATCAAATGCATCGTTACTGAGGGGTCTTGGGATTGTCTCTTCCTCCTCGTCTCCTAGTGTTTCTCGCGAATGGAGTCAACAGCACATTGAGTCAGACGGGTCATCATTAGCTGCTGGCCTTGGTCTCGGTCTAGCCTGTGATAGCGGATCTGGTCTGAAGGAATTGATGTTGGGAACTCCTTCCATTTTTGGCCCTAAGCATACTACCCTCGACCTTCTTGGCTTGGGGATGGCCGCCAGTGGTGGCTCCACTGGCGGACTATCAGTTCTGATGAACGGTGGTCTTGATGTTGCTGCAGCTACGCCCTTTGATGGTAGAGAATTTGGTGGCCAAGATATAAGATGA